The proteins below are encoded in one region of bacterium:
- a CDS encoding PLP-dependent transferase, whose amino-acid sequence LKIFSHLANVGDAKSLAIHPATTTHSQLTKEQLQESGLSESLIRLSIGIESIDDILWDLDQALNNL is encoded by the coding sequence TCTTAAAATATTCTCTCATCTTGCTAATGTTGGTGATGCAAAGTCTCTTGCAATTCATCCTGCTACAACAACTCATTCTCAGCTTACAAAGGAGCAACTTCAAGAGTCAGGCTTATCTGAGTCTTTGATAAGACTTTCAATAGGTATTGAAAGTATTGATGATATTTTATGGGACTTAGATCAAGCACTTAATAACTTATAG